AGGAAGGTGATAGTTTACCTCTTTGCCAGGGAATAGCTACCTAAGTTATTTGGAGTTCTCCTGCGTGGAGTGGAGGATTTGCCTATTCTTCcccatgtgtttatttatttgatcgtttatttatatcagtatggacttaCGGACATATATTGTACGCTTTGGTTTACAACCCAATACTGCAGGGGATGAATTATTTAATAATCGAGctacttattttgttaaatattttacttaaatatttaattattaattatatagtTAATTACTTTGGTACTCAAAGTTACCAGCTTTGGCCACCAGGAGCTACTGTAGTtcccttctgtgtctttttgtCAACCTCCCATCACCGTGACTTCTGTTTTCATTTGGTTGTGGACTGCTCCTTTCTCCCTGGCACCACAGGATGCTCCACGCTTATTTGTATATTCTCATCCTTATTGGGGTTTCCAGTGCTCACTGGCCACACCCATAGATTCTTTCGTGAAGTTTCTGTTcaaaattttcatcttttctgttgggttgagtttttcttttttttcttttttttcattttgagacaatgttttgctcttatcacccgggctggaaggcagtagcatgatcttgggtcactgcaatggagcaatcttggcttactgcaacctccgcctccagggttaaaaggatcctcctgcctcaggtttctaagtagctgggaatgcaggggcccaccaccatgcctggcaagtttttgtatttttattaaagacgggattttgccatgttggccaggctggtctcaaactcctgacctcaggcgatccacccacctcggcttcccaaagtgctgagattacagacgtgagccacagcgcccggcccttATTAGGTTGACTatctattattgagttgtaagagttcgcTGTGCATTATAGATACATGTCTTTGATTAAGATACGTATTGTGAATATATTTTCCTAGTCTACCGcttgacttttcattttgttaacagtgtgtttcaaagaaCAGATGTTACTTGTAATAAGGCCCAGTGTCTCAAGCTGGAATTCCCAGGAAACCAACAGTGAGATGGACATTAGAGTGCAGAAGATGTATAAGGTGTGCCTTTTAGGGatgtgggagggaagaaaacaggaCCGCACAGTCTCAATGCTGTGCCTCAGCCGACCCCATGGGGTGTTCTTATGGTAAAGTGTGCTACTAGATCTGTTCTGACTTTTGGCGACAGGGCCAGGCTTTAATATCCACACTGAACCATCCCTGGATGGAAGCTTCCTGGTGGATGGGTGTGTCTGTGGGTAAGGACGGGGGAGGGTCTTCAGCCAAGGCACTCCCTTAGAGTCCATCTCCAAGGGCTGAGGGCTGTCCAGTGGCAGTTCTCATAACTGAGATCACAAATCCTTTATTTCTGAAGAAGGATCTGGTGGCAAATCACAGTGCCCATTGCATGAAATGCATCAATGCTTTCTTGTACAATTCATGTTTTTTTATGTGCCATCGAAGGAATCTTTGCCTACTCCAAAGTGATGAGGacttttgccatattttcttctagaagttttacagtttttgctTTTACCCATAGATTAACAaagcatttttgttaatttttgtgtagatGTTGAAGTAAAGtttgagatttgtatttttaattatgggTATCCGATTTGGTCCAACCTGATTCCTTAAAAGGAATGCTGCTCGTTTATTTCTCCCTTGAAAGTGGAtgacatgttttaaattttatgggGAGAATGAAGCTTTAGGggaaaaaagccataaaaaagaagaacagTGAGTTGAGCCTTTCCCAGCTGTCAAAATGCTACGGCATTGGCCAAGGAATCGTTGTGTTATTGGATGAGAATAGATCAGAAACCTGCATCAGCTGACAACAGCTAACATCTATTGGACACTGCCATGTGCTGAGCATTATTTTCAGTAGTTTTCACATATTCATGCGTTCAGTCCTCCCAACATTAGTGTGTAAGATGACTGTCTAAAGCAAAAATAGTAGGTAATATATGGTGGGTTTTAGAACATATGAAGAGTAACATCTATAACAAGCAAAGCCCCACGGAGAGAGGACTGAAAGCATGTCATGGTAGTCCTTACACTCTACATGAAGTAGTATAATGTTACGCAAACTTCCAAAAGAGAACGCTGCCACAGGCATGGTTTTACTGGTTCGTTCTCCTAAACATTCATCGAAGAAATAACACCAATTCTACGGAAATTCTGGTGGGACAACTATTTTGAAAGAAGAGGTTTGGCTGAGGCCGCATGGTATGAAAAGcgaatgaaaggaaaaatgtacAACCTAAATGGCTTTGAACGGGTTGGGCATtgttagtctctactaaaaatacaaaattagccaggcgtggtggcacaggactgtggtcccagctacttgggaggctggggcatgagaatcccttCAACTTGGGGAGCAGAGGTTTCATTGAGctgaagccactgcactccagcccgggtgaaagagtgcgactctgtttcaaaataaataaataaatgaatgaaaaaataaaccaagAGAAATTACCAAGAGGtcttggtgcctgcctgtagtcccagctacttagcggGCTGAtataggaggatcacctgagctcaggatgTGCAGGCTGccgtgagcagtgattgcaccactgcactccaggtgggTGACTGAATGAGACCGTGTCTTACTCCAAGTACAAATGTTTAAGGAAGCATTTTGGTGGTAGAAATATCCTGGAAGTAGCCTATCAGCAGACCATCACCTGCACAATGTAAAAGCTGTGCATCTTTCTGAGAGGTATAGAGCAAGAAGATAGTGGCACATGTGTGTAGGATGATAGAGAGGGTGATTTCTGGCTTATGGATGCCAGACCCCAAGGGCAAGCCAAGAAGCAGCTCCCCCTGCACAGTGCTCAGTGTGATCCACGCCATGTTTCAATACGAAGTCGCCTGTGCCTAGTTTGGAGAGGCGCGGGCTCCGCAGAGGCGCTGGTCCTGACCACAGGTGCGTTATCTGCCTGGACCCTGTAGTCGCTTCAGCATGACCCCTGGCACATGGCATCCCAGGTGTTCCTGAAATCCAGCCACCAACGATGCTCTTAGTGTATATGTTTGTTTGTACAGACTTGTGTGATCGTGGGGAATGATACAATACGAATGGAGACCAGAGACCGTAGACATTAGTTTTCTACCTTTCCTCCTGGTTTAAGTAAACGCGTTTTATATTCATAATTTGTGAAATTTTAGTGAAAGAACTGTAGTAGAAAATAAGTCTTAACAGAAGGTTTATTTAAAAGGATTGAATGCACAAAAAAATCTTTGATGTAAAACGTTATCTTTATTTGACTTGGACGTTTACAAATGAGTGAAAATCAGCTAATAAAAGCCTACTTaatacaatacaaaatacaaaaattcataaTACACCTTTTATCAAACTCTGAAAAGATGGGAACTACCTCAACTTAAACATGTACGAGAAACCTACAGCACACATCTTGGTTAATGgcgaaacatttaaaatattcccaTTAAAGCCAGGAGGAAGCCCAGGACGCTGCCATCAAATTACTGATTCCTTCTTTAGCATTTCCAGAGTGTCGTGCACTCTCCTTGTTTCAGTTAACCGCCCCCACaccttttgtttcattcattaaaTGTCCTTGGATCCCCTTTTCCCTCAATCTGTTTGAAATTTTACATTCTATTCCAATTCATCCAGTGGCTCCCAGTGGGCTCCTACATTGCGACTGAAAAATGTGTCAGAGTCTGGAGTTTCATTGCTCTTCTATTCAGCCACTCTAACATCTCCGGGCACTAGACAAGAACTTTAGTAACTTGTAGCTCCTTCTGAATTTTCCCATGCCCCACCTGTCTATGTCAAAGTCTTCTGGAATTTTAATTCTAGGCCATCCATCTTTCTTCCAGAATCATACTTCTCTAGACTTAAGAACACAGTTTCTTGATTTGCTTGCTTACTGACACTTGTTGCCTCCCACTCGTTCCAGGTTGTCTGGCTTGGCTTTTTCCTGGCCGATAACCATGACTTGTACTTTCACTGTACAAAacagttccgttccattccgatGGCCTCGTACAGAAAGGGGGCTTAGCAGCTTGCATATTATAAGTTGTGTACTCTAAGTTCAGGGGAAGCTCAGGCTTCAGGTCCAGTCTGAGTAGGATTCTGCCTTCTTCTGCATGTTTTCCATGCCATTCCTCCTTTCATGTGGCCTTGCCTTTGAGCTGACACTGtctgcctccttctctccccaaCAATTTCTTTGATTGCTCGCAGAACACTAGATTGAGAGTGATTTCCCTCTCGAAGTTCTGAGGATATTTCACCGTTGCTTTCCATAGTCATCCACGCTGTCAGTCAGAGTGTAATGTCACGCTAATTCTGCTCTCCTTGTAGGTTTGAGCTCTCAGGCAGCTTTTGGGATGTTCTCTTCACCATACTTCATTCTGTCATTGGGCGTTATTCTCGTATCCTGCTCAGGATTCATCTGTTTCTTCCGTTGGGAGAAACCATTAGCCATAGTTTCCTTGTATCGTGATGTCATACACAAGTTCTGGCTCTCCAAGGAGAGTTCCATTTTAGATGACCTCCAGTCCCCAGGATGACTGTTGTGTGGCACTGTCGGTCTCTCTCTTGCCTAAGCACCTAGTTTATACTGATTTGTTCCTCAGTGCTATCTATGGTGTGATTCAAACCATCAACATAAGTTTGGACTCCAACAACCTTGTTTTTCATTCCAAGTATCTCCAATTGGGTTTTAATAGAAGCAGAATAAAATGAGGGAATCTTCTGGATTATTTTAACAACCACTGAGGAACTCCGTGCATGTGGGGCTTTGACAGAAGGTACAAAGCAGAGACAAGAGGGGCATTGGAAGCCGATGGACTACTGTCAGGATCCTGGGAGGACTGCTGGGAGGTTCCATTCCGACAAGGTAAGGTGAGGGCTCCAgttgggatgggaggggaggagtGGAGCAGAAATGGGGCTGGAGTTTGGGGCTGGGGGGGAAAGTCCAGGTGGAGGAAAGGGAGGCTGGGAACAACGTGGGTGACAGATAGAGGTCAGTATGCAATGTCGGCGACGAACACTGGGACCCCTTGCACATAGGTGCCGTGGGGGGTTTGAATGACCTGTAAAGCAGCTGAGCCACCCAGATGCCTAAACCCGATGCAGGGATAGACGGTCAAGATGGGCTGCTCGGCGACAGCCTGAGGCCCAGAGGCAGGGGGTGGCTCCTGAATCCCCAGCTCAGGCTGGGCCACGTCGGGGCCAGGGCCTTCCTGCACAGTTCCAGGCACAGGAGCTGTTTCAGAAAGAGAGGAGGCTGCGGTCTCCCAGATTTCCAGTTCCCACTGGTGGCCTGGCTCTCCATGGTGGTCCAGTTGGATGTGCAAGTCCGGTCCCGGCAAGCGTTCTGCGCCCTGTCTCTGGCCAGCGTCCCTGCGGGGCCCGCCCCCTCTGCCACGGCCTCGCCCTGGCCGCCGGCTTCCTCCCCGGCGCCGGCCTCTCTCTGCAGGACGAGCTGGCTCTGTGCCAGCTGGGGGCTGCCATCTGAAGGGTGTCACGTAAGCGGTGGGTTTTGCGGGTTGGGCTGGCTGTGCGGGCTCGTCTGCTTCCACGGAGTCTTCAGGGTCCACACCAGAGCAGCCTGGCTCCGGAGGAGGCCCACCTGAGgctaaaagagaagcagagtgtGAGCAGAGAGAGATAGAAGGAATTGTACCCATCAATCAGTTAGaggatacttttaaaaataaatactcagaGTAAATAGGGATTTTTGAAGTTACAATTATGAGAGAAGAAACACAACTGTCCACGGAAATCTGAGAATGAAGTGGAGAAGATTtcccagaaaagaaagcaaaaatctgAAATGACGGAAAGAgggataaaatataagaaaactagAGGTATATTGTCACTGAGACAGATGACCGTAAAATTTCAGAGTGCTGACGACGAAGAGTACATTCTAAAAGATTTTAGAGAGcgggagaaagagaaataaaggaaaggtGACATGGAAAGGGTTAGGATTCCACATGTCTCAGAAATCAGACCTCTCAAAAGCAGCAGTTAATTCTAGAACCTAAcagaaaatgtcttcaaaatttcaaaggaaatggATTTCCCACCTAAAATTTCGTATCCAACCAAAGTTTCACTTAAGAATCAGGGAGGGTTGAATAAAGATGTTTCAGACAAGCAAGATcttaaataatttcctttcaaTGGACGCTTTATTGTTCTGCATCTATCGAACTAGACAAGATTAAAAGATTTAGGACACTCGGTGTATGAAGGGAAATGTTTTGGAGAGCAACATGGCAATAGACGTAAAATTCCAATTCCTCTAGAAAAGAACAAGGTGGAAGTACTGGTTTATTATAGATCAAGATGTAGTAAAAGGACTTGCTCCACTACAGAGAAacagtaaaacaagaaaaataaaaactaaaaagaaaaaaaaaaaaaaaaaaaaaccaccagatTTGGGAAACGGGATACAACTCAAAAGAGGGAAAGGAATTTCCCAGATGATGTGGAAGCTGGGAACTGACTTACAGCAAGCAGCCCAGGTTGAAGCAGGCTATGAGAAGGTGAAACAGAGAATGCTTGATTGAGTTTGAATCTCAACAATCGGGGAGGAATTGGGGAACGAAGTAGTGATAAGTAAGCCCATAATCACCCAAGGTAAGTATTAAGTCCTGGAAAATTCAAGTTATGCAGGAAGAGGAAAATAATCCTCCTAATATTCTCCCCGCTCCTGGGCAttgggggagggacagagggTGTGTGTCCTGGGGAGTGTGTGGCCTGGCGCTTGGGTGATTGGTGGTGGGGCTGGCAATGTTTAAACTACAGCTAAATATTCCTCTGCTCTAGAGGGAAGACCGTAACTAAACCCTAAATGGGAAAAGAAATAGCAGGAGTGTATGCATGTTATTTAAAGAATGAGAGGGAATGCTAAAAAGTTGGCTACACACATGGAGGTGGTGTTCCCAAAGCCCAAAGGTGTGGGAGATTGAGAAGGAGCAGGAGGTGCTGCATTTCATAACACGCCACATTTGCCTCTTGAAGTTCTGTAAGTCAATACCGAAGGTAAAGTAAACatccagaaaaaatgaaaaagagagtgGCAGGCGTTTGACGTACCTTGATTAGTGGCCATGGAGCGAGGTCGCTTCGAACGCCTTGGTTCCTCCATGAGCAATCTGCGGGAGCGGGTGGGGAGAAAAACACATCAGTAGAGTGAAACCACAGCCTGACAAGGCAGGGGGGTGGCCGTGGCCTTTCTAGGAGAATGAGGATTGTGTCCCCAGCTGCACCCTTCCAAGCTCTATCCACCCCTCAGGGACCACCCAGACACACACCTGATCTTCGTACAGCTGGCTCCGGAGATCTGAAAATTAGGAGACTCTTCGACGAAGAGAGGCCCGAGGAGCTGGAGGTGTCCACAGGTTCACCGCTGTAGCTCTGAGCTCGTCCTCCCCAGCCAGGCAGGCAAGGCAGGAGGGAGCGCGCAGCAGGTTCTGGCGGGGAGCCCTGCAGAAAGCCGAATGCTGGAAGCCGAGCCGGGGCCCTCTTATATGGCAGCAAGGCAATCAAGTAAGGGACAGGCGTGGTCAGAGGGGGGCTGGCTGGGGCGGGCCTGGCTGGGCTTGGAAGGTGCACTGGGCCAGTTCCCTGCCTGTCAAATGGGGCCCCGCTTAGATGCCGCCGTTTCTAGACATCAATGGTTGACTGATTAATCTAATCATTGAGGAAAAATATGCATAATCACCTTAAAGTGTCAGCGAAACGGAGGTGTGGTGCCCTGAAAGTGGCAAATAGGAAGATGTGACTAGATTAGATCTGAGCATGTTCAAGGCAAGCATCCAAAGGGGGCATATTTGGGGTGAAATCTCGAATACAAACTTTGAAATTAGTCACGCGGAACCGCgctgggagaggcaggggagTGAAGAAAGTGTGCTGAGGCCCGGCCTGCAAGGGAGACCAGCACATTCTGGGAATGGAGAGGAGGCCAGGGCCGGGTCCAGAAGTGGTGCGAGGTGGAGGCAGGGGCCGCGCAGGAGCTGGTCTTGTTCCGAGGCAGCAGAAAACCGTGATAAGGGTGTCCTGCAGTGGGTTACCATTTCAAAAACGACAAGCAGGGCTGTGAAGGAGAGCCAACCCAGGGTCCACAGAATAACTCAGGAGAGGCAAGAAGGCTATTGCAGCCCTCGGGGTCGGGCACACGGTCCTATACACTAGGACTGGGGGTGGCAGAGGAGGAGAAATTTCCCTGGTGGGAgagaaatttacaagagaaagcgAGACCCAGTGTGGAAAGGCCTTGGAGAAGAGACTGCAGCCTTGGTAGCCCGCCCGTTCATTCAGACAGAGGTGGACCAAGAACCTGCTCTGAATGGGAAGATGCGGAGCTTGGCTTGCGCACATCGGGTTGAAGTCGCCTTTGGGCTGCCGAGGGAAGATGTCAAACGGCCTTTTGTGAAAAGAGTCGAGCTCAGAGCGGTGGCGATGGGGCTGCAGATGCCTGTGAGACACACACCACTGGCGTTTATTGCTGTGGGTGCACACACGGGTAGAGGAAGATAGCAGGAAACACACCAGGACACTGGAGGGGAACCCACAGTGGGTTAGTTGGTTGCTTTGCATACTTGTTTTTTACAGAGACGGGTTCTCgtcctgtagcccaggctggagtgcagtggcgcgatctcggctcactgcggctacttgggaggctgagataggagaattggttcaagtgattctcctgtgtgggcctccggagtagctggactAGAGATTCGCGCCACCACAtcgggataatttttgtattttttgtagagatgagttttcgctATGTGCTTAGGCTTGTCTAGAACTTTTGAACTCAAGCGTTCCTCCCTGTtcaatcctcccaagtagctgggaccacaggtgcaagccaccgtgcctgactaattATTGTCTTTTTCGCTTTTATTTTGTGTGGAGtttaggttttgctatgttgctctggctaatctcaaactcctggcctcaagcaatcctcctgccttggcctcctaaatcactgggattacaggcataagccgtcACGCCCAGCTCCCATactgttgtttaaaaaattctggccaggcatggtggctcatgtctgtaatcccaaaactttgggagatggaggtgagaggatcacttcagcacAGGGGTTTGAGATGAGCCCGGGCTacgtggcaaaatcccatctctccaaaaaaaaaaaaaaaaaaaattacccgtgTGTTGTGGTGCCTGCCTTTGGGTCCCATTCACTAGGAaatctgaggtgggaggcttgcttgaatctcggagatcaagactgcagtgaaccgagattgcgtgGCTGCATTCCAAACCGGGACACAGAGTGACaccttgtcacaaaaaaaaagtcGGAGGGGGGGGGTATAAATAATACAATTCCATTTAGATTCtcagtattttttgtttctgttgtttcttttgtttcttaaaaagtcaACTTTATTAAGGTACAATTTATACATGGTAAAACGCATCCATTTGCAGCACACCATTTGGTGAGTTTTGATAAACATGTAGACATGGGTAACCACCTccacaattaaaagaagaatAATTTCATCACGGGGACTGTTCCCTTGTGTCCTTTGCCGTAAGCCCCCTTCCCCCATCCTCTTCCCAAGGCAACCACTGATCCGCTTTTCATCTCTACAGATTATTTTTCCTGTTCcagaatttcacataaatggaagcaTACAGGATCCCCTTTTCTCTGCCTGGTCTCTCTTGATTGACATAATGTTGTTGCGGTCCATCTATGTTGCAGAATGCAGgtgtctttcattcattttcattgatgAGCGGTGTCCCATTCCACAAATAATCGACCCTTTGTTTATCCCGTCACTACCAGCCGACAGACAGGTTgattgagttgtttccagtttggggctattaggaATCAAAAGGCTAAGAACACTAGTGTACAAGCCTTTGGATACACATATACTTCCATTTTAGTTGGGTAGATATCTACAAGTGAAATTTCTGGGTGAAATATCAAGAGTTATTTTTAGAGTTTTTCACATTATCAATTTGCTTTCCAAGTTGATTGTGGGATTTTACATTCCTTCCTGAAGCGTATTGGGGTTTTAGGTGTTCCACTCTCCCTGCCAACTCTTGGTGTTGTTGATCCTTTTTCTCTAAGCCACTCTAGTGTCTATGGAGTGGGGTCTCATTGAGGTTCTAACTTGCCTTtccttgatgactaatgatgcgcttaatagatattttaaaataagtgttttcattttagaatagCTTCAGACTCACAGAAAAGTTGGAGGAAACACACAAATTTCTCCTCTGCCCTAAATTTACCCTGTTCCTAGAATCTTACAGTGGGGTACATTTGTCCTAATTATTATGGCAATAATAATTGTTGGTACGTTAATCACTCTAATAcatcattattaactaaagtctatgTTTGGTCCCGATTTCCTTGGTTTCGACCTAACATACCTTTTCTGTCCCAAGACCCCATCCAGGGTACCACATTACAATTAGTCATGGcttctcttggctgtgacagtttctcacacttgccttgtttttgatgaccttgacactttGAATACGGTTCAGATATACTGTAGGATGTCCTCTCCTGACATTTGTCTGATGTATTCCTGATGATCTGACTGGAATTACATGTTTTTGTAGGGAAGATTGCAGAGGGGAAGTGTCATTCCCATCCCATCCTGTCTAGAGTACACACCATCAACATGGCTTATCACTGCTCCTATTAGTCCTGGTCACCTGGCCGGGGCAGTGTTGATTAGGTTTGTCCTCCataaagtgattttcccacctctttCTCTACTGTACTTTTTGGAAGTCACTACCTATAGCCTATACTTTAAAAAAGGAAGGTGATAGTTTACCTCTTTGCCAGGGAATAGCTACCTAAGTTATTTGGAGTTCTCCTGCGTGGAGTGGAGGATTTGCCTATTCTTCcccatgtgtttatttatttgatcgtttatttatatcagtatggacttaCGGACATATATTGTACGCTTTGGTTTACAACCCAATACTGCAGGGGATGAATTATTTAATAATCGAGctacttattttgttaaatattttacttaaatatttaattattaattatatagtTAATTACTTTGGTACTCAAAGTTACCAGCTTTGGCCACCAGGAGCTACTGTAGTtcccttctgtgtctttttgtCAACCTCCCATCACCGTGACTTCTGTTTTCATTTGGTTGTGGACTGCTCCTTTCTCCCTGGCACCACAGGATGCTCCACGCTTATTTGTATATTCTCATCCTTATTGGGGTTTCCAGTGCTCACTGGCCACACCCATAGATTCTTTCGTGAAGTTTCTGTTcaaaattttcatcttttctgttgggttgagtttttcttttttttcttttttttcattttgagacaatgttttgctcttatcacccgggctggaaggcagtagcatgatcttgggtcactgcaatggagcaatcttggcttactgcaacctccgcctccagggttaaaaggatcctcctgcctcaggtttctaagtagctgggaatgcaggggcccaccaccatgcctggcaagtttttgtatttttattaaagacgggattttgccatgttggccaggctggtctcaaactcctgacctcaggcgatccacccacctcggcttcccaaagtgctgagattacagacgtgagccacagcgcccggcccttATTAGGTTGACTatctattattgagttgtaagagttcgcTGTGCATTATAGATACATGTCTTTGATTAAGATACGTATTGTGAATATATTTTCCTAGTCTACCGcttgacttttcattttgttaacagtgtgtttcaaagaaCAGATGTTACTTGTAATAAGGCCCAGTGTCTCAAGCTGGAATTCCCAGGAAACCAACAGTGAGATGGACATTAGAGTGCAGAAGATGTATAAGGTGTGCCTTTTAGGGatgtgggagggaagaaaacaggaCCGCACAGTCTCAATGCTGTGCCTCAGCCGACCCCATGGGGTGTTCTTATGGTAAAGTGTGCTACTAGATCTGTTCTGACTTTTGGCGACAGGGCCAGGCTTTAATATCCACACTGAACCATCCCTGGATGGAAGCTTCCTGGTGGATGGGTGTGTCTGTGGGTAAGGACGGGGGAGGGTCTTCAGCCAAGGCACTCCCTTAGAGTCCATCTCCAAGGGCTGAGGGCTGTCCAGTGGCAGTTCTCATAACTGAGATCACAAATCCTTTATTTCTGAAGAAGGATCTGGTGGCAAATCACAGTGCCCATTGCATGAAATGCATCAATGCTTTCTTGTACAATTCATGTTTTTTTATGTGCCATCGAAGGAATCTTTGCCTACTCCAAAGTGATGAGGacttttgccatattttcttctagaagttttacagtttttgctTTTACCCATAGATTAACAaagcatttttgttaatttttgtgtagatGTTGAAGTAAAGtttgagatttgtatttttaattatgggTATCCGATTTGGTCCAACCTGATTCCTTAAAAGGAATGCTGCTCGTTTATTTCTCCCTTGAAAGTGGAtgacatgttttaaattttatgggGAGAATGAAGCTTTAGGggaaaaaagccataaaaaagaagaacagTGAGTTGAGCCTTTCCCAGCTGTCAAAATGCTACGGCATTGGCCAAGGAATCGTTGTGTTATTGGATGAGAATAGATCAGAAACCTGCATCAGCTGACAACAGCTAACATCTATTGGACACTGCCATGTGCTGAGCATTATTTTCAGTAGTTTTCACATATTCATGCGTTCAGTCCTCCCAACATTAGTGTGTAAGATGACTGTCTAAAGCAAAAATAGTAGGTAATATATGGTGG
The Symphalangus syndactylus isolate Jambi chromosome 15, NHGRI_mSymSyn1-v2.1_pri, whole genome shotgun sequence DNA segment above includes these coding regions:
- the LOC134732559 gene encoding proline-rich protein 20E-like — its product is MEEPRRSKRPRSMATNQASGGPPPEPGCSGVDPEDSVEADEPAQPAQPAKPTAYVTPFRWQPPAGTEPARPAERGRRRGGSRRPGRGRGRGGGPRRDAGQRQGAERLPGPDLHIQLDHHGEPGHQWELEIWETAASSLSETAPVPGTVQEGPGPDVAQPELGIQEPPPASGPQAVAEQPILTVYPCIGFRHLGGSAALQVIQTPHGTYVQGVPVFVADIAY